CGTTGCCGGGCTTCAGAACCGTTATCCCAATCTGATTCAGCTTCCCGAAAGCAACATGACCTACGAGTTCATGGCCTTCGCCACGAAGCCCGGCCTGTCTATCAACGGTTGGCATGATCTTGACCCGTACAGAGTTTCATACGTCATCGGCTGGAAAATTCTTGAGGACAACGTCAAGGCTCAGGATGTCACCAAGGTCGTAAATCCTACGCAGTTGTTTTCCTTTCTCAAGGCAGGGCGCACGGACATAGTCCTCTATGATCGGTTCGGAGGCGACTACCACCTCAAGGAACACGGAGTGGCAGGCGGATACGCCGTAGAACCGCCTCTCGCGAAGCGTGAGATGTTTCTCTACCTGAACTCCAAGCACGCGGAACTCGTGGCCCCCCTGGCGGAGGCGTTGAGGTCGATGAAAGCCGACGGAACGTACGCCCGCTACTTCGCGCCAGCCCAATAGCTTCACGGCGGGGTGCTGGCCCACCCCTTATGTGGTGAGCGCATGTACTCGTCGTTGACCGCCAAGAGCGGTTCAGGTGACTGGCGCTCTACGTGCCAGCCAACATACTCGTGAGCTCCCTGCGGGCGGATTGAGGCGGAATGAAGGACTGCCAGGGGCAGGGTATGGCTGAAATAAGTAAAGCCCTCCAGTGTGTTGCACTGAAGGGCCTTCTTTTGAGTGGTAGCGAGGGAGGGAATTGAACCCCCGACACTGCGGATATGAGCCGCATGCTCTAACCGACTGAGCTACCTCGCCACGTTGTTGCCGCGGTGCGTTTTTTGCGCTCGCGGCAGGACGGGCTATCTACACAGTCCAGCCCGGGTTGGCAATACCTTTTTTCCATGATTTTCAGTGCGGCCAGAATACGAACACCGCGGCCGCCAGGATGATGCGATAGACGGCGAAGGGGCGCAGCGTCACCCGGCTGACCAGCCCGATGAACCAGCGCACCGCCACCCAGGCCGAAACGAAGGCCACGGCGAACCCCAGGGCCAGGAATTGGATGTCGGCCACGCTGAATTCGCCCCAGCTCTTGTAGGTTTCGTAGCAGGTGGCCGCGATCATGATGGGCACCGCCG
This genomic stretch from Fundidesulfovibrio soli harbors:
- a CDS encoding substrate-binding periplasmic protein; protein product: MHKIVALLIILLAVAHQAFAQPPALVIGTTYAPPLSLPDQSGMLDRMLKEAFRRAGVQVEFVTLPSERSLADAEAGLIDGDNNRVAGLQNRYPNLIQLPESNMTYEFMAFATKPGLSINGWHDLDPYRVSYVIGWKILEDNVKAQDVTKVVNPTQLFSFLKAGRTDIVLYDRFGGDYHLKEHGVAGGYAVEPPLAKREMFLYLNSKHAELVAPLAEALRSMKADGTYARYFAPAQ